In the genome of Fimbriimonadaceae bacterium, the window CTTCACCGCCCGTTGTGCGTTTTGTCACGGAGCCGACGGACAGGGCACGATGGCGGGGCCACCCCTATGGGGACCTCAGTCCTACACGCTGGGCGCGGAGCTGGCCCGTGTTCCGGTAGCGGCTGCGTTCATCAAGTCGAACATGCCGAGAACCAGGGGATGGGCTCTCTCGGATCAGGATGCATATGACGTCGCGGCGTACATCAATGCGCAACCACGCCCGGATTTTTCCGACAAAGGCCAGGATTGGCCGAAGGGAGGGAAGCCGGCGGATGTGCCCTACTAAGTACATGCCCTGGGGCTCGTAAAACAGATCCCGGCCCGACGTCGGAGATAGTGAACCATCGGGAGCCACGCACGAGCGGCCGCAGATCGGAAGAGGAGAGGGAGATGAAGCTGAGTGTGGCCTATCAGGGCGGCGCCCGCTACGACATTCTCAGCGACCGGCATCGCGTCGTCACGGACCAACCGGTCGACGATGGCGGCGCCGACGCGGGCATGAGTCCGGTGGAATTGTTTGTGGGATCTGTGGCCAGCTGTGTGGGCTATTTCGTGGGTAACTTTTGCGCGCGACACGACATTTCCCGTGACGGCCTGAAAGTGGAGGCGGAGTGGACGATGGCGGAGCAGCCTCATCGTGTCGGGCAGATTCATCTGTCGATCAGGCTGCCCCACCGGATCACGCCGGAATTGAAAGAACGGTTGTTGAAAGTCGCCCATGGTTGTACGGTGCACCAATCCATCGTCGTGCCGGTTCAGGTGGCGATTGAGTTGAATCCTCATACGTAGATGGCGATGGAGGCAGGATGAAAGGACGATCATGGCGGTGACGCGGCGGGCGTTGTTCGAACGGGTACTGCAAGGCATCGGAGCGGGTGTGGTGGCGGGCGCCGTCGATCGAGCGCTCGCCGACAGCCGGGTTGAGACGACCGGACAGGCGAGCGGCCCGCTCACCGTTCGTGTTTCCCGGCCGTTCGATGCGGAAACGCCGGTGCGGGAATTTACCTCCTGGTTGACCGCCAATGAACGGTTTTTTGTGCGCAGTCACTTCGGGCCACCCAGTGCGGAGGCCATTGAGCCGGAGTCGTGGCGTCTGACGGTGAAGGGACTCGTGAAAGATGAGTTGACGCTGAGTCTGTCCGAGCTGAAGAAGTTCGAGTCGGTGACCGTCGCCGCTGTGTTGCAATGCAGTGGCAACGGTCGCGCGCACCATCGCCCTAAGGTTCCCGGTGTCCAATGGGAACGGGGCGCGGCTGGAAATGCGCAATGGACCGGGGTGCGTTTGCGCGACGTCTTGCAACGTGCCGGCGTGAAGCCGCAAGGACTGCATGTGCAACTGCAAGGCGCGGATCGCCCGGCTCTGCCCAGCGTGCCCCTGTTCACGCGAAGTATTCCCATCGCCAAAGCGCTCCATCCGGATACGCTTCTTGCCTATGAAATGAATGGTCGCCCTTTACCGCTCCTGCATGGCGCACCGTTGCGGGTGATTACGCCGGGCTGGATGGCGGAATCCTGCATGAAATGGTTAACGGAGATCACCCTGCGTGCAGACGAAACGCCCGGATATTACATGCAGCAGGCCTATCGGATACCGGAGACGTCGATCCAGCCTGGGTCGGGGTTGCCGGGGAGCGTGATGGTGCCGGTCGAGCAGATGCCGGTGAAATCGCTCATCGCCGCGCCCGCCGAAGGGGACACGCTGAAAACCGGTCCGGTGACCATTCAAGGGGTGGCCTGGGCGGGTGAATCGCCGATCACCAAGGTGGAAGTCTCGTGCGACGATGGGAAGACCTGGGCGCCCGCTCGGTTGGTGGGTGAAGAACAGCCCTACGCCTGGCGGCAATGGCAATATTTGTGGAATGCGCGTCAGGTGGGTCCGACGGCGATTCTCTGTCGGGCGACGGATGCGCAGGGGACTCAGCAACCGGAGAAGAGTCCGTGGAATCCCGGGGGGTTTTTGTGGAACGGGTGGGATCGCCTGTCTGTGACGGTGGCCGCATGAGGGGCCTGATGGGGGAGGCGAGAAGAGCGCGAGGACGATGGTCTCCGTTGGTGGCGGGGCTGGTACTGCTCCTCGGCATCGCGGCCGGGACGGCGGCTCAAGAAGATGACAAGCATACGATCGAACCGGCGCAGGCTCGACGGGCGGTGACGTTGATTCATGCTCGTTGCGCCGTGTGCCACACGACCGATCTCATCGTGCAACAGCGGTTGCCGCCGGATCGATGGCAGGTCACGGTCGAGAAAATGATGCATTGGGGCGCGGACCTGTCCAAGGACGAGGCCGCCGCCCTGCTTCAGTTCGTGACGGCTCGCTACCATCCGGGTGCGCCGGACCAGTTGCCGTCCATTGAAGAAGAGTTGGCGATGACGGCTCCGGCGGGAGGGCCCAGCACTGCGAGCGACGGCCCGCTAGTCGGGGTGTCGGCACGAGGCGCTGAAATGTTTGCACGGAACTGTCAAGCGTGCCATGGCGAGGGCGGGATGGGAGGCGCGGGGCCCAAATTGGCCCGCAATAAAATCTTGAAGAACGAGGGAGCGTTTTGGGAGACGGTACTCCATGGCCGAGGCCCGATGCCGGCGTGGGGCTCTGTCTTGAGTCATCAGGACATTGCAGATATCCATGCCTGGTTGGCATCACGCTGACCGGTCGCGCAGTGGGGTGAACGAAAGGGGTGGTTCATGGGTGGAAGACGGACGGTGATGATCGGGTGTGCGTTGGTCATGCTGCTGGGGCTCTTTTCATTCCCCCGCTTGCTCTTGGGCAGTGATCAGACTCGCGTCAAGGAGATGATCCAGAACAACTGTGCCGGATGTCACCGCCTGGAAGGGAAAGCGGAGTCGCGGTTCAACTTGAAGGCACCCGATCTGATTTGGGCCGGGAGTAAATATCAGCGCGCGTGGTTGCTTCGCTACCTGACCGGGAAAGAGGCGCCGCTGTATCCCAAAGGGTACCGGTGGGATTTGTCGGAGGGGCCGACGCGGCACCCGGTCGTCACGGAGGATGAAGCCCAGGGAATTGCCGAGTATTTCGAGCAGCACAACAAGGATTCGCGGGTGACGGTGGGCGCCTTCGATGTCTCGAAAATCAGTAAGTTCGATGCCACGTTCGGCGGGATGGCCTATAAGGCCCACGCCTGTCTCGGATGCCACCTGATCGAAGAGAACGGCAAACTGATCGGCGGACCGCAAAGCATCTCGTTGGCCGATTCCGGGCAACGGTACAACATGGATTGGCTCTTCCGCTTCGGACAAAACCCCCAGGATTTTATCACCCACACCGGGGAGTTCCTGGCCGATGCCACGGAGCCGCAATTGCGAGCGGTCATCGGGTTTCTGGCGGTGCAAGGGGTCAAGGACTTCAAGTATTACGAACCGTGGAAGGCGCCGGAGTTCGGCATGGCAAGCGTCGATCGAGGAAAGGTGCTGTACAAAGAATATTGCGCCCAGTGCCATGGGTTCACCGGAAAGGGCGATGGTCCGGCCGCCTCGGGGTTGGACCCGAAGCCGGCCATTCATGCCAACATTCCCTTCGACAAGGTGCCGACCGACTATCTCTACAATGTGATCAATCATGGCGGCGCCGCGATGGGGAAGTCGCCGAACATGCCCTATTGGGGCTTGACCATCGGCCAGCAGGGTGTGGCCGACGTGATGGCCTATCTGAAGGCCACCTTCAAGGGCGGAGCGGACGTCGCGCAGGCAGCCGCAGGGTCCGGGGAAGGTCCGAGCGGGGTGTGCCCGCAGCCCAGGAAAACGGCGAAGGCGCCGGCCGATTTCCTGTCCAAGACCAATCCGCTGCCGCAGTCGGATGCGACCATCAAGGCGGGGAAAACGCTGTTCCTGCAGACCGCTCAGCCGGTGGCTTGTGCGATGTGCCACGGTGAGAAGGGCAATGGGCAGGGCTTCATGGGGGCGGCATTGATCCCGCCGCCCAGAAACTTCACGTGCGGCTCGATGATGAAGGATCTGCCTGACGGCCAACTGTTCTGGATCATCAAGAACGGCTCACCGGGCACCGGTATGATGTCGTTCGCCGGGTTGCCGGATGACCAGGTGTGGCAATTGATCGCCTATATCCGAAGTTTGGCGAAATGAGTTGACTGAAGAGGTGCAGATGGCCGACGCGTATGGCACGAGCAAGAGATCTCCCACGGGGTCATTGCCATCGGCCATACGCGATCTGCCGTCAGCTTCGATTGTGACGGACGAGAGTTGCTTCACGAACGACGATTCACAGGAGACTGACCAATGGCGACGTTTATCATTTCCGGTAGTCGAGGGACCGACGATCCCACGATGGCGACGTTACCGTTTATGGCGGCCAAGACGGCCAAAGAGCAGGGGCATGATGTGGTGCTCTGGTTGTGGAACGAGGCCGTCACGCTGGGGCGCAAAGGCACGGCCGATCATGTGACCGGCGTGAACCTGACTCCGTTGAAGGATCTGCTGACTGCCGTGCAAGCAGCGCAGATTCCCATCTGGGTCTGCGGGGCCTGCGCGGTTGCTCGCCAAATCAGCGGGACGGATCTGGTCGCCGGCGCCACGATCAAGGGCATGGCTGATTACATCAAGGCCGTGGCTGAGCGTGACCGGAACGTGGCATTCTGATCCGGCCTGAACGGACAGGGGGGCGCATGGCAGGAAACGGGCAAGGAAACGGCAAAGCCAAGGGGCGAAAGGACCGCGAGCCGACGGAGCCGGATACGGTGCTCGGGCCAGAGGATTTGGAGAATGACGACCTGGAGGTGATTCCTACCGCCGTGCCCCGGGTGGGCGACGGATACGAGGCGGCGCGTGACCCCGGCGGCGCCATGGCGGCGGGATTCATCGGTGAAGCGGGCCGGATCTTGAGCGAAGAGGATCTGCGTCGCATCAATACGCCGAGGGGCCTCATCCAACTGATTAAGAGCAAGAACATCAATCTGGAAGAGGTGCGCAAGACGCTCTTATACGAACAGGAATTGCGCCAATTGCAGGTGGAATTGGTCCGGCTCCAACGCTGGGTACAGGCCGACGGTCAGCGTATTGCGATCCTTGTCGAGGGGCGTGATGCGGCCGGCAAAGGCGGCACGATCCGCCGGTTTACCGAACATCTCAACCCGCGTGCGATGCGGGTCGTGGCCCTCCCGAAGCCGACGGACGACGAACGGGGACAATGGTATTTCCAGCGCTACATCCGCCAACTGCCCAACAAGGGTGAAATCGTCTTCTTCGATCGGAGTTGGTACAACCGAGCCGTGGTGGAGCCGGTCATGGGTTTTTGCAGTAAGAAGGAACACCAGCGGTTCCTGCAGCAGGTCACGGAATTCGAGCACATGCTGTACGAAGACGGCGTCACGATCATCAAGTTCTGGTTTTCGATTTCCAAGGAGGAGCAGGCCAAGCGATTCGATGCCCGCCGGCAGAATCCGCTCAAACAGTGGAAGCTGAGCCCGGTCGACGAAAAGGCGCAGGAGATGTGGGATTCGTACACGCGATTTAAAGAGGAAATGTTCAGCAAGACCCATACGACCTTCAGTCCCTGGATCATCGTGAAGGCGAACGATAAGCAGGCGGCTCGCCTGGAGGGCCTGCGGTATGTGCTGAATCTCCTGCCGTACAGGGGGAAGGATGAAGCGCAGATTCGCCTCACGCCGGATCCCAACGTGATCACCCGTTTTCATCGGAAGATGGCGGAGCTGGATTTCTGAGTCCGGTCAGGTACGCGGGCGATCGAAGGTGTGTCTCCGAAGGGGGAGGGATATGGCGGAGCGTGGAGGAAGTCCGGCGGTGTCGGCGATGCTGCTTGTCGCGCTGCTCGGTGGTTCGCCCGTTGCGTGGGCGGCCGGGCATGATGTCATGCGGCCTCGCGTCCCGGCGGACAAGCTGGCGGAAGCCCGGGCCTTGAGGAGCCCGGTGCCGGACTCGCCT includes:
- a CDS encoding sulfite oxidase, with product MAVTRRALFERVLQGIGAGVVAGAVDRALADSRVETTGQASGPLTVRVSRPFDAETPVREFTSWLTANERFFVRSHFGPPSAEAIEPESWRLTVKGLVKDELTLSLSELKKFESVTVAAVLQCSGNGRAHHRPKVPGVQWERGAAGNAQWTGVRLRDVLQRAGVKPQGLHVQLQGADRPALPSVPLFTRSIPIAKALHPDTLLAYEMNGRPLPLLHGAPLRVITPGWMAESCMKWLTEITLRADETPGYYMQQAYRIPETSIQPGSGLPGSVMVPVEQMPVKSLIAAPAEGDTLKTGPVTIQGVAWAGESPITKVEVSCDDGKTWAPARLVGEEQPYAWRQWQYLWNARQVGPTAILCRATDAQGTQQPEKSPWNPGGFLWNGWDRLSVTVAA
- the ppk2 gene encoding polyphosphate kinase 2, with the translated sequence MAGNGQGNGKAKGRKDREPTEPDTVLGPEDLENDDLEVIPTAVPRVGDGYEAARDPGGAMAAGFIGEAGRILSEEDLRRINTPRGLIQLIKSKNINLEEVRKTLLYEQELRQLQVELVRLQRWVQADGQRIAILVEGRDAAGKGGTIRRFTEHLNPRAMRVVALPKPTDDERGQWYFQRYIRQLPNKGEIVFFDRSWYNRAVVEPVMGFCSKKEHQRFLQQVTEFEHMLYEDGVTIIKFWFSISKEEQAKRFDARRQNPLKQWKLSPVDEKAQEMWDSYTRFKEEMFSKTHTTFSPWIIVKANDKQAARLEGLRYVLNLLPYRGKDEAQIRLTPDPNVITRFHRKMAELDF
- a CDS encoding DsrE family protein, encoding MATFIISGSRGTDDPTMATLPFMAAKTAKEQGHDVVLWLWNEAVTLGRKGTADHVTGVNLTPLKDLLTAVQAAQIPIWVCGACAVARQISGTDLVAGATIKGMADYIKAVAERDRNVAF
- a CDS encoding c-type cytochrome → MRGLMGEARRARGRWSPLVAGLVLLLGIAAGTAAQEDDKHTIEPAQARRAVTLIHARCAVCHTTDLIVQQRLPPDRWQVTVEKMMHWGADLSKDEAAALLQFVTARYHPGAPDQLPSIEEELAMTAPAGGPSTASDGPLVGVSARGAEMFARNCQACHGEGGMGGAGPKLARNKILKNEGAFWETVLHGRGPMPAWGSVLSHQDIADIHAWLASR
- a CDS encoding c-type cytochrome, which codes for MGGRRTVMIGCALVMLLGLFSFPRLLLGSDQTRVKEMIQNNCAGCHRLEGKAESRFNLKAPDLIWAGSKYQRAWLLRYLTGKEAPLYPKGYRWDLSEGPTRHPVVTEDEAQGIAEYFEQHNKDSRVTVGAFDVSKISKFDATFGGMAYKAHACLGCHLIEENGKLIGGPQSISLADSGQRYNMDWLFRFGQNPQDFITHTGEFLADATEPQLRAVIGFLAVQGVKDFKYYEPWKAPEFGMASVDRGKVLYKEYCAQCHGFTGKGDGPAASGLDPKPAIHANIPFDKVPTDYLYNVINHGGAAMGKSPNMPYWGLTIGQQGVADVMAYLKATFKGGADVAQAAAGSGEGPSGVCPQPRKTAKAPADFLSKTNPLPQSDATIKAGKTLFLQTAQPVACAMCHGEKGNGQGFMGAALIPPPRNFTCGSMMKDLPDGQLFWIIKNGSPGTGMMSFAGLPDDQVWQLIAYIRSLAK
- a CDS encoding OsmC family protein, translated to MKLSVAYQGGARYDILSDRHRVVTDQPVDDGGADAGMSPVELFVGSVASCVGYFVGNFCARHDISRDGLKVEAEWTMAEQPHRVGQIHLSIRLPHRITPELKERLLKVAHGCTVHQSIVVPVQVAIELNPHT
- a CDS encoding c-type cytochrome; protein product: FTARCAFCHGADGQGTMAGPPLWGPQSYTLGAELARVPVAAAFIKSNMPRTRGWALSDQDAYDVAAYINAQPRPDFSDKGQDWPKGGKPADVPY